Proteins encoded in a region of the Triticum dicoccoides isolate Atlit2015 ecotype Zavitan chromosome 3A, WEW_v2.0, whole genome shotgun sequence genome:
- the LOC119269859 gene encoding protein SEMI-ROLLED LEAF 2-like isoform X2 has translation MGVMSRRVLPACSSLCYFCPSLRARSRQPVKRYKKIISEIYQLPADGEPNDRRIGKLCDYVSRNPTRIPKITEYLEQRCYKELRHDNFTLAKVVPCIYRKLLRSCKEHTPLLATSTLCIVRTLLDQKSSDDLQILGCLLLVDFLDGQVDSTHMFSLEGMIPKLCKIAQELREDDKGIRLRSAALQALASMVEYMGDHSHISMELDEVVSVIISCYEANQTLSIKEVVRFQDDDDLTMLAVSGQNNAKVAADTMAASENPAHWARVCLRNMANIAKEATTVRRILDPLFRLFDSHNYWSPESGVSLSVLQEMQTLMDKSGQNGHLLLSFTIKHIDHKSVAKMPAKQISIVKVASHLAKQAKSHASVTIASAISDLVKHLRKCMYRAVEASNAQADIDKWNSELYVALEECLVQLTEKVGDVGPILDMVSVMLENLSYTANIARTTVSSVYRTAQIAAYVYKSSYNQKAFPEALYHQLLLAMMHPDNKTRIGSHRVLSTIVAPSLLCPWSAIGFPVPMKVNGSQSVLLLALSAFSSETIMDELQSKSRIKESLQENEKPEAANSKLMKLNNGQLVLLLSSIWSQASLEDNSPSNFEAMGHTYNVALLCSKAKTSSHVALVRCFQLAFSLRRLSLNQDNVVQPSRRRCLYTMASAMLIFSAKVADIPQITHLVKAAVPEEMVDPHLCLIDDCRLTVTSAQSSNSEMLYGSEEDESDAQVFLSAVNKDDTQLKDNVISHFKRKFENSPEKFDGIEEQLLQEFSLDDSFPLGAPLFMETPHSCSMYAEKDDHCFDEDVIPCEMDDDDDIVFEHSGSQSDRKTSGSMASSDVLNVNQLMESVHETARQVANIPVSTNPVSYDQMKSQCESLVMEKQQKMSVLMSFKHSRTDSRSSIGENGPETNESSAQSEPESHLTRKDYMRRNDSTSSDDRSFRLPPASPYDKFLKAAGR, from the exons atggGGGTCATGTCGCGGCGGGTGCTGCCGGCGTGCAGCAGCCTCTGCTACTTCTGCCCCTCGCTGCGGGCGAGGTCACGGCAGCCCGTCAAGCGCTACAAGAAGATCATCTCGGAGATCTACCAGCTGCCCGCG GATGGAGAACCGAATGACAGAAGGATCGGGAAACTCTGCGATTACGTCTCGAGAAATCCAACCCGCATACCAAAG ATCACAGAGTATCTTGAGCAGAGATGCTATAAAGAACTGAGACATGATAATTTCACCCTGGCCAAAGTTGTTCCATGCATATATAGGAAACTTCTGCGTTCATGCAAGGAGCATAC ACCATTGCTGGCCACAAGCACATTGTGTATTGTTCGCACTCTTCTAGATCAGAAATCAAGTGATGATTTGCAGATCCTGGGCTGTCTATTGCTTGTTGACTTTCTCGATGGACAG GTTGACAGCACGCATATGTTCAGTTTAGAAGGCATGATACCAAAACTATGCAAAATTGCTCAAGAACTAAGGGAAGATGACAAAGGGATCCGCCTTCGATCTGCTGCACTCCAAGCTCTTGCTTCAATG GTCGAATACATGGGTGACCACTCGCATATCTcaatggaacttgatgaa GTTGTCTCAGTGATAATAAGCTGTTATGAGGCTAATCAAACTCTCTCAATAAAAGAGGTCGTCAGATTTCAAGATGATGATGATTTGACAATGTTGGCAGTATCTGGGCAAAATAATGCCAAAGTGGCAGCTGATACAAT GGCTGCATCTGAGAATCCAGCACACTGGGCAAGGGTTTGCTTGCGTAACATGGCCAATATTGCAAAGGAGGCAACAACAGTGCGGCGTATTCTTGATCCTCTGTTTCGCCTTTTCGATAGCCACAATTACTGGTCTCCTGAAAGTGGGGTTTCCCTTTCTGTTCTACAAGAAATGCAAACACTGATGGACAAATCAG GGCAAAATGGCCATTTGCTGCTATCTTTTACTATAAAGCACATTGATCATAAAAGTGTTGCCAAGATGCCCGCCAAGCAAATAAGCATTGTAAAAGTTGCTTCTCATCTTGCGAAGCAGGCAAAGTCGCATGCATCGGTAACAATAGCGAGTGCAATCAGCGATTTAGTAAAACACTTGCGAAAATGTATGTACCGTGCTGTTGAAGCATCAAATGCTCAAGCTGATATTGACAAGTGGAACAGTGAACTTTATGTGGCCTTGGAGGAGTGTCTGGTGCAATTGACAGAGAAG GTTGGGGATGTTGGTCCTATTCTTGACATGGTCAGTGTAATGCTCGAGAATCTCTCGTACACTGCCAACATCGCCAGGACAACAGTGTCATCTGTTTACCGCACAGCACAAATAGCAGCTTATGTGTACAAGTCATCATACAACCAGAAA GCATTTCCAGAAGCTTTGTATCACCAGCTTCTCTTAGCAATGATGCACCCAGACAATAAGACAAGGATTGGCTCACACCGTGTTTTATCCACCATTGTCGCGCCTTCGTTGTTATGCCCATGGTCAGCCATAGGTTTTCCTGTCCCAATGAAGGTCAATGGGTCGCAGAGTGTGCTTTTGTTGGCATTGTCAGCTTTCTCTTCTGAGACCATAATGGATGAACTGCAGTCTAAAAGTAGGATCAAGGAATCCTTGCAGGAAAACGAGAAACCAGAAGCTGCG AACTCAAAGTTAATGAAGTTGAACAATGGCcaacttgttcttcttctttcatcTATTTGGagtcaagcatccctcgaagataaCTCACCTTCAAATTTTGAGGCAATGGGCCATACTTACAATGTTGCTTTATTGTGTTCGAAAGCAAAA ACCTCCAGTCATGTGGCACTAGTTCGATGTTTCCAGTTGGCCTTTTCTCTCAGGAGGTTGTCTCTGAACCAAGATA ATGTTGTGCAACCATCTCGGAGAAGGTGTTTGTATACAATGGCATCAGCAATGCTTATTTTTTCAGCAAAAGTTGCTGATATTCCTCAGATAACCCATCTTGTCAAAGCCGCAGTGCCAGAGGAAATG GTTGATCCTCATCTTTGCCTGATTGATGACTGCAGGCTCACTGTTACTTCTGCACAATCTTCGAACAGTGAAATGCTTTACGGTTCTGAGGAAGATGAAAGTGATGCACAAGTTTTTCTTTCAGCTGTAAATAAGGATGATACACAGTTAAAAGACAATGTGATATCCCACTTCAAGAGAAAATTTGAAAATTCACCAGAG AAGTTTGATGGGATAGAAGAACAGCTTCTTCAAGAGTTCTCCCTAGATGATTCATTTCCTCTTGGTGCTCCACTATTCATGGAGACGCCACACTCTTGTTCAATGTACGCTGAAAAGGACGATCACTGTTTTGATGAG GATGTTATTCCTTGTGAGATGGATGATGACGATGACATCGTCTTTGAACATAGTGGATCGCAGTCTGACAGGAAAACATCAGGATCTATGGCTTCATCCGATGTTCTAAACGTGAATCAACTGATGGAATCC GTCCATGAGACAGCAAGGCAAGTTGCTAACATTCCAGTCTCCACCAATCCTGTGTCCTATGACCAAATGAAGAGCCAATGTGAATCCCTAGTAATGGAAAAGCAGCAGAAGATGTCTGTTCTCATGAGCTTCAAGCACTCGAGAACCGATTCGCGTAGCTCAATCGGGGAAAACGGACCGGAAACAAATGAG TCATCTGCTCAATCTGAACCTGAGTCACATTTGACAAGAAAGGACTACATGCGGCGCAACGATTCGACATCCAGCGATGACCGCTCCTTCAGGTTGCCACCTGCAAGCCCGTACGACAAGTTCTTGAAGGCAGCTGGACGGTAG
- the LOC119269859 gene encoding protein SEMI-ROLLED LEAF 2-like isoform X1 — translation MGVMSRRVLPACSSLCYFCPSLRARSRQPVKRYKKIISEIYQLPADGEPNDRRIGKLCDYVSRNPTRIPKITEYLEQRCYKELRHDNFTLAKVVPCIYRKLLRSCKEHTPLLATSTLCIVRTLLDQKSSDDLQILGCLLLVDFLDGQVDSTHMFSLEGMIPKLCKIAQELREDDKGIRLRSAALQALASMVEYMGDHSHISMELDEVVSVIISCYEANQTLSIKEVVRFQDDDDLTMLAVSGQNNAKVAADTMAASENPAHWARVCLRNMANIAKEATTVRRILDPLFRLFDSHNYWSPESGVSLSVLQEMQTLMDKSGQNGHLLLSFTIKHIDHKSVAKMPAKQISIVKVASHLAKQAKSHASVTIASAISDLVKHLRKCMYRAVEASNAQADIDKWNSELYVALEECLVQLTEKVGDVGPILDMVSVMLENLSYTANIARTTVSSVYRTAQIAAYVYKSSYNQKAFPEALYHQLLLAMMHPDNKTRIGSHRVLSTIVAPSLLCPWSAIGFPVPMKVNGSQSVLLLALSAFSSETIMDELQSKSRIKESLQENEKPEAAVSAENGYAHTEPNTRQSSGNPYFNDRLSTFKDNSKLMKLNNGQLVLLLSSIWSQASLEDNSPSNFEAMGHTYNVALLCSKAKTSSHVALVRCFQLAFSLRRLSLNQDNVVQPSRRRCLYTMASAMLIFSAKVADIPQITHLVKAAVPEEMVDPHLCLIDDCRLTVTSAQSSNSEMLYGSEEDESDAQVFLSAVNKDDTQLKDNVISHFKRKFENSPEKFDGIEEQLLQEFSLDDSFPLGAPLFMETPHSCSMYAEKDDHCFDEDVIPCEMDDDDDIVFEHSGSQSDRKTSGSMASSDVLNVNQLMESVHETARQVANIPVSTNPVSYDQMKSQCESLVMEKQQKMSVLMSFKHSRTDSRSSIGENGPETNESSAQSEPESHLTRKDYMRRNDSTSSDDRSFRLPPASPYDKFLKAAGR, via the exons atggGGGTCATGTCGCGGCGGGTGCTGCCGGCGTGCAGCAGCCTCTGCTACTTCTGCCCCTCGCTGCGGGCGAGGTCACGGCAGCCCGTCAAGCGCTACAAGAAGATCATCTCGGAGATCTACCAGCTGCCCGCG GATGGAGAACCGAATGACAGAAGGATCGGGAAACTCTGCGATTACGTCTCGAGAAATCCAACCCGCATACCAAAG ATCACAGAGTATCTTGAGCAGAGATGCTATAAAGAACTGAGACATGATAATTTCACCCTGGCCAAAGTTGTTCCATGCATATATAGGAAACTTCTGCGTTCATGCAAGGAGCATAC ACCATTGCTGGCCACAAGCACATTGTGTATTGTTCGCACTCTTCTAGATCAGAAATCAAGTGATGATTTGCAGATCCTGGGCTGTCTATTGCTTGTTGACTTTCTCGATGGACAG GTTGACAGCACGCATATGTTCAGTTTAGAAGGCATGATACCAAAACTATGCAAAATTGCTCAAGAACTAAGGGAAGATGACAAAGGGATCCGCCTTCGATCTGCTGCACTCCAAGCTCTTGCTTCAATG GTCGAATACATGGGTGACCACTCGCATATCTcaatggaacttgatgaa GTTGTCTCAGTGATAATAAGCTGTTATGAGGCTAATCAAACTCTCTCAATAAAAGAGGTCGTCAGATTTCAAGATGATGATGATTTGACAATGTTGGCAGTATCTGGGCAAAATAATGCCAAAGTGGCAGCTGATACAAT GGCTGCATCTGAGAATCCAGCACACTGGGCAAGGGTTTGCTTGCGTAACATGGCCAATATTGCAAAGGAGGCAACAACAGTGCGGCGTATTCTTGATCCTCTGTTTCGCCTTTTCGATAGCCACAATTACTGGTCTCCTGAAAGTGGGGTTTCCCTTTCTGTTCTACAAGAAATGCAAACACTGATGGACAAATCAG GGCAAAATGGCCATTTGCTGCTATCTTTTACTATAAAGCACATTGATCATAAAAGTGTTGCCAAGATGCCCGCCAAGCAAATAAGCATTGTAAAAGTTGCTTCTCATCTTGCGAAGCAGGCAAAGTCGCATGCATCGGTAACAATAGCGAGTGCAATCAGCGATTTAGTAAAACACTTGCGAAAATGTATGTACCGTGCTGTTGAAGCATCAAATGCTCAAGCTGATATTGACAAGTGGAACAGTGAACTTTATGTGGCCTTGGAGGAGTGTCTGGTGCAATTGACAGAGAAG GTTGGGGATGTTGGTCCTATTCTTGACATGGTCAGTGTAATGCTCGAGAATCTCTCGTACACTGCCAACATCGCCAGGACAACAGTGTCATCTGTTTACCGCACAGCACAAATAGCAGCTTATGTGTACAAGTCATCATACAACCAGAAA GCATTTCCAGAAGCTTTGTATCACCAGCTTCTCTTAGCAATGATGCACCCAGACAATAAGACAAGGATTGGCTCACACCGTGTTTTATCCACCATTGTCGCGCCTTCGTTGTTATGCCCATGGTCAGCCATAGGTTTTCCTGTCCCAATGAAGGTCAATGGGTCGCAGAGTGTGCTTTTGTTGGCATTGTCAGCTTTCTCTTCTGAGACCATAATGGATGAACTGCAGTCTAAAAGTAGGATCAAGGAATCCTTGCAGGAAAACGAGAAACCAGAAGCTGCGGTAAGTGCTGAGAATGGATATGCACATACAGAACCAAATACAAGGCAGTCTTCAGGGAACCCATATTTCAACGATCGTCTTTCCACTTTTAAAGAT AACTCAAAGTTAATGAAGTTGAACAATGGCcaacttgttcttcttctttcatcTATTTGGagtcaagcatccctcgaagataaCTCACCTTCAAATTTTGAGGCAATGGGCCATACTTACAATGTTGCTTTATTGTGTTCGAAAGCAAAA ACCTCCAGTCATGTGGCACTAGTTCGATGTTTCCAGTTGGCCTTTTCTCTCAGGAGGTTGTCTCTGAACCAAGATA ATGTTGTGCAACCATCTCGGAGAAGGTGTTTGTATACAATGGCATCAGCAATGCTTATTTTTTCAGCAAAAGTTGCTGATATTCCTCAGATAACCCATCTTGTCAAAGCCGCAGTGCCAGAGGAAATG GTTGATCCTCATCTTTGCCTGATTGATGACTGCAGGCTCACTGTTACTTCTGCACAATCTTCGAACAGTGAAATGCTTTACGGTTCTGAGGAAGATGAAAGTGATGCACAAGTTTTTCTTTCAGCTGTAAATAAGGATGATACACAGTTAAAAGACAATGTGATATCCCACTTCAAGAGAAAATTTGAAAATTCACCAGAG AAGTTTGATGGGATAGAAGAACAGCTTCTTCAAGAGTTCTCCCTAGATGATTCATTTCCTCTTGGTGCTCCACTATTCATGGAGACGCCACACTCTTGTTCAATGTACGCTGAAAAGGACGATCACTGTTTTGATGAG GATGTTATTCCTTGTGAGATGGATGATGACGATGACATCGTCTTTGAACATAGTGGATCGCAGTCTGACAGGAAAACATCAGGATCTATGGCTTCATCCGATGTTCTAAACGTGAATCAACTGATGGAATCC GTCCATGAGACAGCAAGGCAAGTTGCTAACATTCCAGTCTCCACCAATCCTGTGTCCTATGACCAAATGAAGAGCCAATGTGAATCCCTAGTAATGGAAAAGCAGCAGAAGATGTCTGTTCTCATGAGCTTCAAGCACTCGAGAACCGATTCGCGTAGCTCAATCGGGGAAAACGGACCGGAAACAAATGAG TCATCTGCTCAATCTGAACCTGAGTCACATTTGACAAGAAAGGACTACATGCGGCGCAACGATTCGACATCCAGCGATGACCGCTCCTTCAGGTTGCCACCTGCAAGCCCGTACGACAAGTTCTTGAAGGCAGCTGGACGGTAG